In the genome of Neodiprion fabricii isolate iyNeoFabr1 chromosome 4, iyNeoFabr1.1, whole genome shotgun sequence, the window TCGCTCTGCATTCTTCGGCTTCTAGAATTTGGTTCCGGGTAGTTATTAGTTTGGAGTTTATTAGCAATAAATGGtaatggaataatggaataataGGGGAATAAAATGGGTGAATTATGAGGTATAATAAACGGTTCCCTGACTGAGAAAGAAAAGCTTCTTACAACTATACGATCTCGCCACGACGCGTCGTAATTATCGCATAAATTTCTCACCACATTTgtgcgtaatttttttttttctctttctttttattcccgATACCAATTCATTcggtttctttgttttaattttcggcTGCATTCCTTTTTTATAGCCTCCACGTCATTACACCCTGCGTATACAATTGAATAACCAACTCAGCGGTTGGCGCATTGCTCTCACATATCCGCAATAATTGTGCTCAATTCCCGTCTCCTGCGGTGATcgggtgataaaaaaaaagttatctgCTATCATCGATTAGATGTGGTTTTATTACCCTCTACGTATAACGCgggcaattataattattaacgaAGCATTGTCAGGACCACCGACGAAatgggaaatgaaaatttttcccaatgCTAATTACCACATTGAGAAAAGACTTTATTTACCGTTaacaaacgtatatttttatacgacgaaataaatgtttcgttattGTTATCGAGTTTTGCTTGAGCCAAATACGATTTGTaaactattgaaaaaattctgttgaTCATTACTTGGCTCATCTAAAATCTGATAATAGTTAGGAAACATTTACTTCGTCTTATCCAAATACACGATTGTTAGCAGCGAGTAAATTCTTTTCTCGGTGACGCGATCCAGGCAAAAAGTCGCGAATCCCCGATGCAGCGGCTTCCTCGTACCTGTAACTGCACTCTCGTTACCGTGTGCGAATTCAAGTCCTGCGGATTCCCCGCAGAATCGAACTCAGCAGGTGGTTGAGTGCGAACATTGGAAGCCTTTAACGCCCGGGCGTCAGGAGGGTGAACCAGTTCGGTAAGGTGGGCAGGTCGACGCAGACGGAGCCGCTTATCGCGGGTGACGCGGCGGTATCCTGGTAACGGAAACCGAGAACAAACCAATCTCACTTACTCATAAGCGTTCTTACAACACACAGCCGCGCGCGGTACGCGcttatttttcctcttcacttCTGATTGATTTCCAGTGTAACCAGCTGCGGGCCACAGCGATATTCTTTATCCACCTCCACCCGTCCCATTCTTTACTCAATCTCCGACGATATATCGCCCGACTTTCCTTTCGTTTAGATTATATTCGTTTTCTTACCGTATTCGTCAAATATTCGCTGCGGGGCAAGGTTGTGTTGGAAGCTGtccagaagagaaaaaaaaacaaaaaaatgtaaaaaaaggGGGGAAGGAAAGGAAATGAAACGAGATACTGAATTTGGTAAAgataacaaattttattactatcCGTACGTACAGGTGGACGTGCTACATTTGGTATTCTTCAGCgtcctatttttattttttttctccccaaggttgatttaaaattttttggcatACTGATTCTCCCTGCGATTTTTCAAGTAACAGAAATCGAAATCCGATCATGCAATAATGTTGAAACGTTAAATACCGTTTTAcatcgtattttattttctgtgcaaCATTTTCcgagttatacatatacataagtAATTGATTCACATTTTAAATCACTTATTCTACAGGAGTTCTGCTAGTTTTTCGCGAAAGGCACACAGGAAATTCTGACTCTGCCTGCACGTAGGCAACTGTAAATACAGGAAGATGTGAAAGTTGAAGCAGTTGCCTGCGCTAAGGCGGACGCCAGATCCGATTAGACCGAATGTGTCGCAACTGTGGTTACGCGCAGATGCGAATGCTGAAGCAATTGACTACCTTAAAATGAGCGTTAGGACTCAACTAGCGTTCCGCAATGTCTCACGGtggaaaatgataattaaatgGAGCTGAATATTAATTGTCAGATGACTCGTGTCCGCGATTGTCCAATCCGTAACTAAATAACGAGAGGAACAGACGCACGCGATCGCAGAACGATGATTGTCGGCGTATTTCAAGGGTTTGAAAGTAGTTGACGATCCTGCCGCAAAGTGACGTTACAGCTGGAAGCGATAAGATACGAAGGCGCCTGCCTGACGGAGGCTGACTGCTGAGCACAACGAAAATGGCGACTTCCCTAGCCGTCTGAAAACGTCAAACAACGCAGTTtatcacaataaaattttaatagtAATAGAATAACAATAAGAATTGGATAAGAGATTCTTCGCATTTTTAACAGTTCGGTTTTTTCACCGTGACGCTTTCGGCGTTCAATATGCGAGCCGTGTACAGTGATTGTTTCATTGCAGCCTTAATTATCCAATTTATGACTCAAGGTAAGTACGTATCGTCGTTTCATTCTCCTCTCGTGTTAAACAAATCcttcaaaattttacagcctCCAAAAAATTGTCTTCACACTCGTTAAATTCGAAGGTGATCTTACTGTGAAAGGAAAAAGACCTCACGTTGGAGGTTAACTTACTCAATGACAAGTTCTCGGCTTGCTATTGCTTGGCAGttataatcttctcattcTTTACCtcgtttcaatttcactcACAAACTATCGCTCGCTTCCAGTCCATGTCTCGAGCCAACGTGTAGTCGTATCGAACGATGGACCCACCATACTTGGGGGCTCGATAACCTTCAGAGCTGATATCTACTGGGATGACGGAAGCAGACCATCGGGAACTTTTTCATATATCTGGAAAGATGATGCGTTGAATCCGCACGAGTATACGGTTTGTTAACGATAATATAGGCGCTGATTTGTGTTCTGGAAATAAAAGTCGAGTTTGATGAGCTTCCGTTGAAATAATAACGGGATATCTTACCTCTCTAGTCCCCAAACACAGGGAACACAACTTCTTATTGGACCGTCACATATCCAGTTGATAGAAACAGCGTTGGATCGTATCGGCTGAGGCTGGTTGTGGAGAAGAGGATTTGGCCAATTTGGAGAGTCTTTGGGAATGCGATGATTGATTACAAAGTGACAGGTAGGTATTAAtggatatgaaaatttctttactatttctgtttcgtcattttcaaACGCGCCAACTCTACTCTCGTCCTTTATTATTGTCTTCCAGAACTTCTTAATGGCAACATGACACTGACTCAGTCAAACGAAGCCATCAATGGCGACTACATCTCGTCCAACTCGACAACAGATTTGAGAATTAACTTTCGCAAGGGTGATTACGACTTTGTTAAGGCTAAGGGCGCGAGCTCGATTATGACCTTCTGGTTTATCGACTGTAAATCGTTTGGACCGTCTCCGAATTTCACGTTCAATCACCATTTTTCGGAAGTAAATACGACCCAAGTTATCGAAGCCCTGGTTGTCGTCTCTTACGATCCACCCGTTACCACTACCACATCCGCCCCAACAACCGTAGCTCCACTCACCACTACATCGGTCCCAAACACAACGACATCGACCACGGCAAGCACAACTACGACGACTTTGCCTAGCACCGCATCGTTAGCGCCAAAAGTTGAATCTAACGCGACGATGTATTCCTCAGCTTTCTTCACATGCTCAAACGCCACTAATATTCCCCAGGATCCAAATAAGACTTACGGTTATTTCGCGAAAACGGTCAAGGTCAGAGGTAAGTTGAGATCGCTTTGCGGCTGCAGAGCGATCGAcggtttcaatttcaattttgatattttcagcGCCCATCTCAAACATTACCGTCTCCGGTACAAACTGGCTTCAGCCCTGGGAGATGCTGTCCTTGAACGTGAGCTGCAAAGGCTCTGGTCCTTTCAAAGTATGCCTTTCGATACATCCGGGTAACTACAACATTACGGGAAATGAAACCTGCGAGGCTGGTACGATCTTGGAGAACTGCAGCTTCCCGATAATCCATTACTTTCTCGAAGCCAGCGTCTACACGTACCTTGTGGTGTTGGAAAACGACGTCAGCATTCAACGCTACCCTCTgactataaatatatacaaaggCAAGTGGCGGATTGATCCGGTGATCGCAGAATCGCCTTTTCCACGATTGAAATTAACactttgttttctatttttttacagttacCACTAAACCCCAACTTTCCGTAATAGTCGTGCCTGTCTCCTGCTCTCTGGCAGCTATGGTTTTGATAGTTTTTGGTATCGCTTACTACATGCAGAGCCGCGCCAGGTTCACCGTCGAAGTGGCAGACTTTGATTTTGGACAGCACAATCCTGAGTTGGAATATAAAACTTTTACCGAGAGATTGCGGGACTCGATTAACAGCTCACTACGGCCCGGAGGAGATAGAATAAATGTACGACCTCCGTATTATGGGAGCATGAACCATTGACaaatttgttattaataattgGCTTCTTAACAAaagagcgaaagaaaaaaaattgcgcaaCGATCGCTGTATCATGTCGATTCGATTGCATAATGCAACTAGTGATCGTTTCTGACTAATGGAATTCTATCCTTTACCCTTTCAAACGTAAACTTGCTgcatctttcaatttttcgtttgcTGTCAGCTCAGCCGGATCTTAAAAATGAATCAAGATATTAATCTGTCGattcactttttttcgttttataacGATTTGCTAATATTCTGCCAATTCTGAGTTTACGCTTTTCCACGTTTTCTGTATTTTaagtttaatttcttttttccccgtcACCTTATCTCTACTCCACGGTAACAATTTATATACAATActatacagaaaaaatatttttatatgaaacTAATAATAAGCTATCAACGCGACTAATCTTAACTCGTGGGCGTTTTTTCGGGAAATTTTTGCCTCAGCGTATTTGTACAGTTTGATGATTTCacaatttgtatatttttttatcctatCGATTTGCAAGTTCGTTATGTCGAGAGGATTTTATTTCTGATTTAATCTTCCTTGCTCTCGAAAAAAAGCACCTTGGCCTAGTCTCCCTTTCACAAATCCTTTCATATTTTCGGGAAAAACTTGTTGGAACTATCATTGATTTATACATCCCATTGTAATTAGAGTACAGAGCGATGAACAAACACgcgataatattaatataaacaattttttttattcttgcaGGGGTACGAGGCACTGAATAAACCGCTCCTAGAGTAACAAAGAGTAACAATTAGTAAAAAGAACGAACAGGTAGagagaataaattaaaagacTCATATTCATTAATAAACAACGCAACATGTAATACTAATATGATAGTAATATGTTAGTGTGGCTTGAGAATCATCCTGAgacaaaaaacattttctacAACATAACATTGTTATAGAattgaaacattgtttttcGAAGTTTAGACACAACTTGCGAATGGATTTTACTTTGTAGTGAGAGATGTGAGAGAACGTGAagtgctcaaaaaaaaaaataaacaaaacgaaGAGTTATAGGTATAAAAGTAACTCAAAGAGACAAGTCAGTATTAAAGACATGGAAATTCAATCGTTGTTCGTTACCGTTCGATGTACTCGTGCAGATTCTCTTCATCTATGAgcaatgggaaaaaaaaagagagaaaaaacttaGCAGCACATTCTATCGCCGGTAATAAGCAGGAATGGGACGAAATTCTTAGAATCTCAGTTGGTCATGTTCCCTGCATAATGCGAATAACGAGTATGTGATTTCTAGCGCACGAATCGCTCCGCCGCCCTTTGtctttcgaaattgaattacCTACGTATTGGTAAAACACGTTTTCAAATTGTACATTCATAACAGGAAAGTCATAataatatgtgtgtatatatatatatatatatatatatatatgtatatatgtatatatatatgtatattcatatgtgCATGTATAGGCTGTGAATCGATCCGCCACTATATTGTTAAATAatgatgtataatttataatatataacaacACACGTGGATAAGTATATCGCGTGTATATAAACATTGgtatatcatttttaaatcttttatcttatttttcgCGCCTCTTCCTCATCCTGATCCGACTAATTTTATTTGCACGAAACTCGTTTCGAACTACATAATGTTTTACGTTTATCAGCTGCCGATGATCAGTGTAATATCGATGAACATCTATATACGCACTGGATATA includes:
- the LOC124180790 gene encoding uncharacterized protein LOC124180790, whose protein sequence is MRAVYSDCFIAALIIQFMTQVHVSSQRVVVSNDGPTILGGSITFRADIYWDDGSRPSGTFSYIWKDDALNPHEYTSPNTGNTTSYWTVTYPVDRNSVGSYRLRLVVEKRIWPIWRVFGNAMIDYKVTELLNGNMTLTQSNEAINGDYISSNSTTDLRINFRKGDYDFVKAKGASSIMTFWFIDCKSFGPSPNFTFNHHFSEVNTTQVIEALVVVSYDPPVTTTTSAPTTVAPLTTTSVPNTTTSTTASTTTTTLPSTASLAPKVESNATMYSSAFFTCSNATNIPQDPNKTYGYFAKTVKVRAPISNITVSGTNWLQPWEMLSLNVSCKGSGPFKVCLSIHPGNYNITGNETCEAGTILENCSFPIIHYFLEASVYTYLVVLENDVSIQRYPLTINIYKVTTKPQLSVIVVPVSCSLAAMVLIVFGIAYYMQSRARFTVEVADFDFGQHNPELEYKTFTERLRDSINSSLRPGGDRINGYEALNKPLLE